One region of Acomys russatus chromosome 8, mAcoRus1.1, whole genome shotgun sequence genomic DNA includes:
- the LOC127193180 gene encoding olfactory receptor 4P4-like: protein MENHKNVTEFIFMGLWENRQIELLFSLLFLLCYLAVLMGNSVILLTITCSHLIEQPMYYFLCHLSIMDLCYTSTVVPRLIRDLAALRKIISYNECMTQLFTAHLLAGVEIFILVSMALDRYVAIVKPLHYMVIMNRKRCDMLIFTAWAVGFWHSIALLLMMLSLPFCGPNHVNHYLCDVKPLLKLVCKDIHIVSILVIANSGMVVVAIFIVLVASYILILYNLRTRSSEGRRKALSTCSSHIMVVVLFFVPCIYTYVLPAGSENKDKEISVFYTVIAPMLNPLIYTLRNTEMKSAMHKVWSRMLHSELK, encoded by the coding sequence ATGGAAAATCATAAAAATGTGACAGAGTTTATTTTTATGGGCCTGTGGGAAAATAGACAAATAGAGCTGCTGTTCTCTCTCTTGTTCCTGCTTTGTTACCTGGCTGTCTTAATGGGGAACTCGGTCATTCTGCTCACTATCACCTGCAGCCACTTAATCGAACAACCAATGTATTACTTTCTATGCCATCTTTCTATCATGGATCTCTGCTACACTTCGACTGTGGTTCCCAGGCTGATCAGGGACTTAGCTGCATTAAGAAAAATCATTTCCTATAATGAATGCATGACCCAGCTCTTCACTGCTCATTTGCTGGCAGGTGTGGAAATCTTCATCCTGGTGTCCATGGCCCTGGACCGCTATGTTGCCATTGTCAAACCCCTGCACTACATGGTTATTATGAACAGGAAGAGATGTGATATGCTGATTTTCACAGCATGGGCAGTGGGGTTCTGGCACTCCATTGCTTTACTGCTTATGATGCTCAGCCTGCCTTTCTGTGGTCCCAATCACGTCAATCACTACTTGTGTGATGTCAAGCCTCTTTTGAAGCTGGTCTGTAAAGATATTCATATTGTTAGTATCTTAGTAATTGCCAACTCTGGGATGGTGgttgttgctatttttattgtACTAGTTGCTTCTTACATACTTATTTTGTATAATCTGAGGACAAGATCATCTGAGGGGCGACGGAAAGCTCTTTCAACCTGTAGTTCTCACATAATggtggtagttttattttttgtgcccTGTATTTATACCTATGTTTTACCTGCAGGAAGTGAGAATAAGGATAAGGAAATTTCTGTGTTTTACACCGTGATTGCCCCTATGCTGAATCCCCTCATTTACACTCTGAGAAACACTGAGATGAAAAGCGCCATGCACAAGGTATGGTCTCGaatgttacattcagagttgaaataa